agCCATGAAAGAAATGCCTGACAACTTAAATATGGGCCACAACGAAAAGATTAAGTGACCCAACAGACAATGCATGGTGACCTAAGTTTGGTAACGACCCATAGGTTGAGAACCCATGGCCTATTGGATGTCTATGGTGTGTATATTTCATACTGTTGCTGCAGCTGAAAATGCCGGAACATGAAAAGCCGGTCTACATCAAGTGTCACATGATGTTCAACTGCGCAGGGGCTGAGTCTGGGCAACTTGCTCAGCTTGCCGGCATCGGAACCGACCAATCACATCCCATTCTCAAGCACAAGGTTGTTGTTGTGTCATCCGCCccaattttattgatttctaGTTATATTTCTATGGCAGCTTCCTGTTGAGAGGAGGAAACGTTATGTCTATGTATTCCACTGCCCCGATGGACCCATGTTTGACTGCCCTATGATCATCGACCCATCAGGGGTCTATGTCAGACGAGAGGGTTTGGGGGGGAAGTATATTTGTGGGAGCTCACCACCAGAGGTCAGACTTTATGGAGATTGCCATAATTTGTGTTGAAACATTAAAAGCATAACTAGATGTCTATGTTTAGGATGAGGAACCTGACACGAAAGATTTGGAAGTTAATTATGATTATTTCTATGAAGCGATTTGGCCCAAACTGGCCTACAGAGTCCCTGTGTTTGAGAAATTAAAGGTTATTCCTTGTCCAAAAGTGTTAAACGTTTTATCGCTGTCGATGATAATCAATTTCTATTTTGATAAATTACTTCAAGAAATggattttttagaaatttttctttatgcAGGTCACATCAGCCTGGGCAGGTTTTTATGATTACAACGCTTATGACCAAAACGCAGTCATAGGGCAGCATCCTTACTACAGTAATATGGCATTTCTCACTGGTTTCAGGTAGCACGTTCAAACTCATTTGATAATAAAAAACCAATAGTTGGcaattttctgtaaaaattgcGAGGTCAAGCCGCCTGACTGTTCTCGTTGCAGTGGTCACGGGATCCAACAAGCTCAAGCGGCATCGAGGGCTTTAGCGGAACAAATTGTGAATGGGATCAAAGATGGGGAACGAGCAGAGTTGGAACCTTTCTCTTTCATGAGAATAATTGAAAACAGGCCACTGCTCGAGAATGAAATTATTTGATATCCATGACAAATCTTCAatagcaattttattttttgtacatTGCAATATATGCACGCTGCTTTATATCTTGCATTTGAGCAGCAGTCCAGCTGTGGGAATTATTTTTGCACTTGTGTGTTACATGGTCCGagtaaatttgtaatttaaaagaGAAGGGTGGTTGGT
Above is a window of Clavelina lepadiformis chromosome 8, kaClaLepa1.1, whole genome shotgun sequence DNA encoding:
- the LOC143468507 gene encoding FAD-dependent oxidoreductase domain-containing protein 1-like isoform X2 — its product is MHHSYCGEGTIGTDSLLYEYGDFRLANSATALSVGGIRSQFSHPSNVKLSMESANFLRKIKLHLSTVRQPNPDVQYNPQGYLMMATAAGAEQLMKNYNTQIECGAKIMLFTQQHLKDTFPWMNVEGIELATYGLENEGWFDPSSLAAAYKHKNLSFCVNQLKGEVVGFKKEILKDRSDVSLPVTHSNEGRIINVDERIDGVYLKMPEHEKPVYIKCHMMFNCAGAESGQLAQLAGIGTDQSHPILKHKLPVERRKRYVYVFHCPDGPMFDCPMIIDPSGVYVRREGLGGKYICGSSPPEDEEPDTKDLEVNYDYFYEAIWPKLAYRVPVFEKLKVTSAWAGFYDYNAYDQNAVIGQHPYYSNMAFLTGFSGHGIQQAQAASRALAEQIVNGIKDGERAELEPFSFMRIIENRPLLENEII